In Candidatus Syntrophoarchaeum caldarius, a single window of DNA contains:
- a CDS encoding Nucleotidyltransferase domain protein — MKREIIDVLRKHNVKRASLFGSFARGEAGPGSDIDILVEFEGRKSLLDLAGLKIELEELLKRKVDVLTYNSLHPLLKDRILSEQEVIL, encoded by the coding sequence ATGAAAAGGGAGATTATTGATGTTTTGAGAAAGCATAATGTCAAACGGGCATCGCTTTTTGGCTCGTTTGCAAGAGGGGAGGCGGGTCCAGGGAGTGATATTGACATTCTTGTGGAGTTTGAAGGGAGAAAAAGCCTGCTGGATCTTGCAGGCTTGAAAATAGAACTTGAAGAGTTATTGAAAAGGAAGGTTGATGTCCTGACATACAATTCTCTGCATCCTCTTCTAAAGGATAGAATCCTCAGTGAACAGGAAGTAATACTATAA
- a CDS encoding membrane protein: protein MNKKDLSFIIALIGLMIAATSFFYPWYSLNITLEVPDTPPIVVKLVVGANSIEAMSGNPEIDTLLDSLDLKGEYAKYAFFFILALALIGILRRKFLRTGIGLVMYVLGVYILLYLYPSFAPSLSSGGEITILAVVEILKGGYLLMTGGIVMVIAGLVAAG, encoded by the coding sequence ATGAATAAGAAAGATTTGAGTTTTATCATCGCACTGATTGGTCTCATGATTGCAGCCACGAGTTTCTTCTATCCATGGTACAGCCTGAACATAACGCTTGAGGTGCCTGATACACCACCCATTGTGGTCAAACTTGTTGTTGGTGCAAACTCGATCGAGGCGATGAGTGGGAACCCAGAGATTGACACACTACTTGACTCACTTGATTTGAAAGGAGAATATGCAAAGTACGCCTTCTTCTTCATACTTGCCCTTGCTCTGATTGGTATCCTCAGAAGAAAGTTCCTTAGGACGGGTATAGGGCTTGTGATGTATGTACTCGGCGTGTACATCCTGCTCTACCTCTATCCATCCTTTGCTCCATCCCTCTCATCAGGTGGTGAAATCACGATCCTTGCAGTGGTTGAAATTTTAAAAGGAGGTTATCTGCTGATGACAGGTGGAATTGTGATGGTAATTGCTGGGTTGGTGGCAGCGGGATGA
- a CDS encoding flagellin, whose amino-acid sequence MSDAGASHIIFFIASMILATLVVGAISVNVQSVADATRGSGTVLSNQLKTDITIISDSAMIPTNGSYRVFYVKNTGKTNLDINQIDVFLDGRYITDSSLILKVLDTGETTWREGEVLEVNIASSEISSGDHSLRIVTETGILDTMDFRI is encoded by the coding sequence ATGTCTGATGCTGGAGCATCACATATAATATTCTTTATAGCATCGATGATACTGGCAACGCTTGTTGTGGGGGCGATAAGTGTTAATGTCCAGTCAGTCGCTGATGCAACGAGGGGCAGTGGAACCGTGCTATCGAATCAGTTAAAGACTGATATCACGATAATAAGTGATTCGGCAATGATACCAACAAACGGAAGTTACAGGGTGTTTTATGTTAAGAATACGGGCAAAACAAACCTTGATATAAATCAGATCGATGTCTTCCTCGATGGTCGGTACATAACCGATAGCTCACTGATTCTGAAGGTGCTTGATACAGGTGAGACAACCTGGCGCGAGGGAGAAGTACTTGAGGTAAATATTGCAAGTTCAGAGATCTCAAGCGGGGATCATAGCCTGCGAATTGTCACAGAAACAGGTATCCTTGATACAATGGACTTCCGGATATGA
- a CDS encoding archaeal flagellar protein F, translated as MTFAIFLVAFIVLASMLVSSYSYRSNLVNDAKEVQQERMLNKIQTDFEITDTSYNAEGNFLLIDVNNTGSTVINASKIDVILDGNLKTDSITALTIDGTATSVWAPDECLEINISGISSNPARVKVIAANGVSDYY; from the coding sequence ATGACATTTGCGATATTTCTCGTGGCGTTCATTGTTCTTGCAAGTATGCTTGTATCATCTTACAGCTATAGATCGAACCTGGTCAATGATGCAAAAGAAGTTCAGCAGGAAAGGATGTTGAACAAGATTCAAACGGATTTTGAGATAACAGACACAAGTTATAATGCTGAAGGAAATTTTCTGCTGATTGATGTCAATAATACAGGAAGCACCGTAATAAACGCGAGCAAAATTGATGTAATCCTTGATGGCAACCTGAAGACAGATTCCATCACAGCACTCACGATCGATGGTACAGCAACCTCTGTATGGGCACCCGATGAATGTTTAGAGATCAATATATCAGGAATTAGCTCAAATCCAGCACGTGTGAAGGTGATAGCAGCAAATGGCGTATCAGATTACTATTAA
- a CDS encoding flagella protein, translating into MDMGKVLKSFKGSLNFNRKVPNPFAKLDLGPKKNLLDVKKMRKNSLKNKFKMLAGDTVGRKEISKKVKPGSGQKKVEKKIDDEDDLFDFDEVEEEIEEKGEWDEDDGGDVMSDDDFDEEDDFDEEDDFEEEEDFEEEDDFDEEDDFEEEEDFDEEDDFEAPTPKKGGEKDDNTALLNRLEELELKQSKIDVSLSIIKKENDEMMDKINKLDETTIQFLSLYEIISDQVNPFVGESALSSAITERFDQIEARIAQIEGIDAVVKNIEARLNTMQGDTGDDLAALGEMVTKLSQKIEMLEARISEGEHNEEIDLKFNNVFQRLTEIGMAEEEIKAEFESFKEIVNELKELKAQKAIEEETNAGCGSVEQIDGIKNRELSVNSRGGCHQGGGAVESSHGINPVQSLVLIRWVEFLLERVGRNNLLEALNYYVHIGWIDKELRNQAMEYAAGMDYYKDKPEWRLSPDDHKKSLLFIEMIHGNEIDMITVNLVEQEVMKLKNLMGGEYGI; encoded by the coding sequence AGAAAAGTACCAAATCCATTTGCAAAGCTCGATCTCGGACCGAAAAAAAATCTGTTGGATGTTAAAAAAATGCGGAAAAACTCACTCAAAAACAAGTTCAAGATGCTCGCAGGTGATACTGTTGGCAGGAAGGAAATATCAAAAAAAGTTAAACCAGGTTCAGGCCAGAAAAAGGTGGAGAAAAAAATAGACGATGAGGATGATCTCTTTGATTTTGACGAGGTAGAGGAAGAGATTGAAGAAAAGGGGGAGTGGGATGAGGATGATGGAGGTGATGTCATGAGTGACGATGACTTTGACGAGGAAGACGACTTCGACGAGGAAGATGACTTTGAAGAAGAGGAGGACTTCGAGGAGGAAGATGACTTCGACGAGGAAGATGACTTTGAAGAAGAGGAAGACTTTGACGAAGAAGACGACTTTGAGGCACCCACACCAAAGAAAGGGGGTGAAAAAGATGACAACACTGCACTTCTCAACAGGCTTGAAGAACTGGAACTTAAACAGAGTAAAATCGACGTTTCACTGAGTATAATTAAGAAAGAAAACGATGAGATGATGGATAAAATAAATAAGCTTGATGAGACGACAATACAATTTTTAAGTTTATATGAAATCATATCCGATCAGGTGAATCCTTTTGTGGGCGAGAGTGCATTGAGTTCTGCTATAACCGAGCGGTTTGACCAGATTGAGGCAAGAATTGCGCAGATTGAGGGAATTGACGCGGTGGTCAAGAATATTGAGGCACGGCTCAACACAATGCAGGGTGACACAGGGGATGATCTTGCGGCACTCGGTGAAATGGTTACAAAACTCTCGCAGAAGATAGAAATGCTGGAAGCGCGCATCAGTGAAGGGGAGCACAACGAAGAGATTGATCTCAAGTTTAACAATGTTTTTCAACGTTTGACAGAGATCGGTATGGCAGAAGAGGAGATTAAAGCCGAGTTTGAATCATTCAAAGAGATTGTGAACGAACTTAAAGAGCTCAAGGCCCAGAAAGCCATCGAAGAGGAAACGAACGCTGGATGCGGATCTGTTGAGCAGATCGATGGGATTAAAAATCGTGAGCTTTCGGTGAATTCCCGAGGCGGTTGTCATCAAGGAGGGGGGGCTGTAGAATCGAGCCATGGTATTAACCCTGTGCAGTCACTTGTTCTCATAAGATGGGTTGAGTTTCTGCTGGAGCGGGTTGGACGAAACAACCTTCTTGAGGCGCTGAACTACTACGTCCATATCGGATGGATCGACAAGGAGTTAAGGAATCAGGCGATGGAGTATGCAGCAGGGATGGACTACTACAAAGATAAACCCGAGTGGAGACTCTCACCAGATGATCACAAGAAGTCACTCCTCTTTATTGAAATGATTCATGGAAACGAGATCGATATGATCACAGTCAACCTTGTAGAGCAGGAAGTGATGAAGCTCAAAAATCTGATGGGTGGAGAGTATGGGATTTAG